The Halobacterium litoreum genome includes a region encoding these proteins:
- a CDS encoding helix-turn-helix transcriptional regulator, with protein MVSETVHAFVARSDVRRAVLHAVADGGATTDDLLAAVDGSRSAVYKAIDALDDAGLVVRGDDCVATTGRGDVLAGCLADRARVGRLLDGTGYWEEHDASVVPTRFRRRLPALADAEVVASPDTYPTRARERFRSLVSASDRVDAFVAVRDPGLADALADCGGDAGARVLVDGALSEAGDALREADDAAVRAADVPCGLCVTDDAVLVQLPRLDGSFDDRSFLLARGDPALAWGRDFFAARWANAATEPRAGNA; from the coding sequence ATGGTCTCCGAGACGGTCCACGCGTTCGTCGCGCGCTCGGACGTGCGGCGGGCGGTCCTCCACGCGGTCGCGGACGGCGGCGCCACCACCGACGACTTGCTCGCCGCCGTCGACGGCAGTCGCTCGGCGGTGTACAAGGCCATCGACGCGCTGGACGACGCCGGCCTCGTGGTCCGGGGCGACGACTGCGTCGCGACGACCGGGAGAGGCGACGTGCTCGCCGGCTGTCTCGCCGACCGGGCGCGCGTCGGCCGCCTGCTAGACGGCACCGGCTACTGGGAGGAACACGACGCGAGCGTGGTGCCGACGCGGTTCCGCCGCCGCCTCCCGGCGCTCGCGGACGCCGAGGTCGTGGCGAGTCCGGACACGTACCCGACGCGGGCGCGAGAGCGCTTCCGGTCGCTCGTGTCGGCGTCCGACCGCGTGGACGCGTTCGTCGCGGTGCGGGACCCCGGCCTCGCGGACGCGCTCGCGGACTGCGGCGGCGACGCGGGCGCTCGCGTGCTCGTGGACGGCGCGCTCTCGGAGGCGGGTGACGCGCTCCGCGAGGCGGACGACGCGGCGGTGCGGGCGGCCGACGTGCCCTGCGGGCTCTGTGTCACGGACGACGCCGTCCTCGTGCAGTTGCCGCGCCTCGACGGGTCGTTCGACGACCGGTCGTTCCTGCTGGCGCGCGGCGACCCGGCGCTCGCGTGGGGCCGAGACTTCTTCGCGGCCCGGTGGGCGAACGCGGCCACCGAACCGCGCGCCGGAAACGCGTGA
- a CDS encoding Rieske (2Fe-2S) protein — protein sequence MPSEKYPDSGRRRFVKGVVGSAGLAGVGTAGTAAVNSLVSSTGVGGGAVTYYGIENTDGPAPRAMPQIPVELDDDGYLKGKWTGFEEVEAKDGGTKRIANAEEIAGVDYSPRWFQYCGIQGVAGLQPDYDGDNYFRYAGGGRAYDWQPSDGRVNVEDFADYETWTNGVGKDGLGKGAFTTWRSQNVDTTIPVQIIRSTRIEAAANGDGEAADWLAESTAEGFMAVLNKCTHYCCTPKFKSPQGVKFDAENGVYCPCHQSSYDPFSIVKRSYTALPRPGD from the coding sequence ATGCCCTCCGAGAAGTATCCCGACTCCGGGCGGCGCCGGTTCGTGAAAGGCGTCGTCGGGTCCGCCGGCCTCGCCGGCGTCGGTACCGCCGGCACCGCCGCGGTGAACTCCCTCGTCTCCTCGACCGGCGTCGGCGGTGGCGCCGTCACCTACTACGGCATCGAGAACACCGACGGCCCCGCGCCCCGCGCGATGCCCCAGATTCCCGTCGAGCTCGACGACGACGGCTACCTGAAGGGGAAGTGGACCGGCTTCGAGGAGGTCGAAGCGAAGGACGGCGGGACGAAGCGAATCGCGAACGCCGAGGAGATAGCCGGCGTCGACTACTCGCCGCGGTGGTTCCAGTACTGCGGGATTCAGGGCGTCGCCGGCCTCCAACCCGACTACGACGGCGACAACTACTTCCGGTACGCCGGCGGTGGGCGCGCCTACGACTGGCAGCCATCCGACGGCCGCGTCAACGTCGAGGACTTCGCGGACTACGAGACGTGGACGAACGGCGTCGGGAAGGACGGACTCGGGAAGGGCGCGTTCACGACGTGGCGCTCCCAGAACGTCGACACCACGATTCCCGTCCAAATCATCCGCTCGACGCGCATCGAGGCGGCCGCCAACGGCGACGGCGAGGCCGCCGACTGGCTCGCCGAGAGCACCGCCGAGGGGTTCATGGCGGTTCTGAACAAGTGTACGCACTACTGCTGTACGCCGAAGTTCAAGTCCCCGCAGGGCGTCAAGTTCGACGCCGAGAACGGCGTCTACTGTCCCTGCCACCAGTCCAGTTACGACCCGTTCAGCATCGTCAAGCGCAGTTACACCGCGCTCCCCCGGCCCGGCGACTAG
- a CDS encoding endonuclease MutS2 codes for MELEAIPGVGAKTADALRSLDDPEAALERGDVAAVAGAPGVSEGRAARIVRNAIRARHDDPGGFLATDRAREVYDRVLALLQERAVTDYASQRLRTFYPSATDSRIREANEFAERAMARDPDPAVLDALVGVEPLSRPDGLAVRDRCLATTDAERYSAARETFPELSVEVVEDARGLADLARGYSTVVALDEAFVGVEVDGDVRVEPDALDRPEEVVPERVLSFFATNRDRIRAAIEVHQTAGLDAGVDLDELDAALAQLESDGSVAGDDELDRLSVAVDDLDAAVSTAESVANDRLREAIQEQDVTIEGADLLSLVERGAGVDSLLSRELADEYAEAVAAARDHLVDALDLKSGEAEVAKRAFGDEPTFPVEHDAEAVSRLREDLTAARDRRAAERKRDLASTLADLREPTRDLVNDALDLDVELAIARFANDFDCVLAERGGRGFDIDAGRSPLLDVAFADVDPVDYGVDGVALLSGVNSGGKTSTLDLVAVVVVLAHMGLPVPAESARVPEVEELHYYAKSQGTLDAGAFEATLRDFAGLTEGAARKLVLVDELESITEPGASAKIVAGILEELHEAGASGVFVSHLAGEIRDQCGFGVTVDGIKALGLEDGELVVERSPVKDHLARSTPELIVEKLADGAAADGGDGDDGGRGGAEASKAGFYGRLLEKF; via the coding sequence ATGGAACTGGAGGCGATTCCGGGCGTCGGCGCGAAGACCGCGGACGCGCTGCGGTCGCTGGACGACCCGGAGGCGGCCCTAGAGCGCGGGGACGTGGCGGCGGTCGCCGGCGCGCCCGGCGTCAGCGAGGGGCGGGCGGCGCGCATCGTGCGGAACGCGATTCGCGCGCGCCACGACGACCCCGGCGGCTTCCTCGCGACCGACCGGGCGCGGGAGGTGTACGACCGCGTGCTCGCGCTGTTACAGGAGCGCGCCGTCACGGACTACGCGAGCCAGCGCCTGCGGACGTTCTACCCGAGCGCGACCGACTCCCGGATTCGGGAGGCCAACGAGTTCGCGGAGCGCGCGATGGCCCGCGACCCCGACCCCGCGGTGTTGGACGCGCTGGTGGGCGTCGAACCGCTGTCCCGGCCGGACGGGCTGGCGGTCCGGGACCGGTGTCTCGCGACGACCGACGCCGAACGGTACAGCGCGGCCCGGGAGACGTTCCCCGAACTCTCCGTCGAAGTCGTGGAGGACGCCCGCGGGCTGGCGGACCTCGCGCGGGGCTACTCGACGGTCGTCGCGCTCGACGAGGCGTTCGTCGGCGTGGAGGTGGACGGCGACGTACGCGTCGAACCCGACGCCCTCGACCGCCCCGAGGAGGTCGTGCCCGAGCGCGTGCTGTCCTTCTTCGCGACGAACCGCGACCGCATCCGGGCGGCCATCGAGGTCCACCAGACGGCGGGTCTGGACGCTGGCGTGGACCTCGACGAACTGGACGCCGCGCTCGCGCAACTCGAATCGGACGGGAGCGTGGCGGGCGACGACGAACTCGACCGCCTCTCGGTGGCCGTCGACGACCTCGACGCCGCCGTCTCGACCGCGGAGTCGGTCGCCAACGACCGCCTCCGGGAGGCGATTCAGGAGCAGGACGTGACCATCGAGGGCGCCGACCTGCTGAGCCTCGTGGAGCGCGGCGCTGGCGTCGACAGCCTGCTCTCCCGCGAACTCGCCGACGAGTACGCGGAGGCGGTGGCGGCGGCCCGCGACCACCTCGTGGACGCGCTCGACCTGAAATCGGGGGAGGCGGAGGTCGCCAAGCGCGCGTTCGGCGACGAACCGACGTTCCCCGTGGAACACGACGCGGAGGCGGTGTCGCGACTGCGCGAGGACCTGACGGCGGCCCGCGACCGGCGCGCCGCCGAGCGGAAACGCGACCTCGCGTCGACGCTCGCGGACCTCCGGGAGCCGACCCGGGACCTCGTGAACGACGCCCTCGACCTCGACGTGGAGTTGGCTATCGCGCGGTTCGCGAACGACTTCGACTGCGTGCTCGCGGAGCGGGGCGGCCGCGGCTTCGACATCGACGCGGGGCGCTCGCCGCTGCTCGACGTGGCGTTCGCGGACGTCGACCCCGTGGACTACGGCGTGGACGGCGTGGCGCTGCTCTCGGGCGTGAACTCCGGCGGGAAGACGAGCACGCTGGACCTCGTGGCCGTCGTCGTCGTGCTCGCGCACATGGGCCTCCCGGTGCCCGCCGAGTCCGCGCGCGTCCCCGAGGTGGAGGAACTCCACTACTACGCGAAGTCACAGGGGACGCTGGACGCCGGCGCGTTCGAGGCGACGCTCCGGGACTTCGCGGGACTGACCGAGGGCGCGGCGCGCAAACTCGTGCTCGTGGACGAACTCGAATCCATCACGGAGCCGGGGGCGTCCGCGAAAATCGTCGCTGGCATCCTCGAAGAACTCCACGAGGCGGGCGCGTCGGGCGTGTTCGTCTCCCACCTCGCGGGCGAGATTCGGGACCAGTGCGGGTTCGGCGTGACCGTCGACGGCATCAAGGCCCTCGGCCTGGAGGACGGCGAACTGGTCGTCGAGCGCTCCCCCGTCAAGGACCACCTCGCGCGCTCCACGCCGGAACTCATCGTGGAGAAACTGGCAGACGGCGCCGCGGCGGACGGCGGTGACGGTGACGACGGCGGCCGCGGGGGAGCCGAAGCGTCGAAGGCGGGGTTCTACGGGCGGCTCCTAGAGAAGTTCTAG
- a CDS encoding ferredoxin yields MRIEFDRDTCIGMFQCVAEWGDGFEQDADAGKAILVEGEEVEEDVFAREIPEDAELDAKFAARSCPVDAIAVYDDDGEQIV; encoded by the coding sequence ATGCGAATCGAGTTCGACCGCGACACCTGCATCGGGATGTTCCAGTGCGTCGCGGAGTGGGGCGACGGCTTCGAGCAGGACGCCGACGCCGGGAAGGCGATTCTAGTCGAGGGCGAGGAAGTCGAAGAGGACGTGTTCGCCCGGGAGATTCCCGAGGACGCCGAACTGGACGCGAAGTTCGCGGCGCGCTCGTGTCCCGTCGACGCCATCGCCGTCTACGACGACGACGGCGAGCAAATCGTCTGA
- the mdh gene encoding malate dehydrogenase produces MTKVSIVGAAGTVGAAAGYNLALRDVADELVFVDIPDKEDETIGQAADANHGVAYDSNTEVYQGGYEDTAGSDVVVITAGIPRQPGQTRIDLAGDNAPIMEDIGSSIAEHNDDFVTVTTSNPVDLLNRHLYETGDRDRHKVVGFGGRLDSARFRYVLSERFDAPVQNVEATILGEHGDAQVPVFSKVRVNGADPEFSDSEQAEILSDLQESAMNVIERKGATQWGPATGVAHMVEAILRDTGEVLPGSLVLDGEYGLDDVGLGVPVKLGSNGVEEVVEWDLTEYERDQLGEAAEKLSEQYDKIS; encoded by the coding sequence ATGACGAAAGTCAGCATCGTGGGGGCAGCCGGCACGGTCGGCGCCGCCGCAGGCTACAACCTCGCGCTCCGCGACGTGGCCGACGAACTCGTGTTCGTGGACATCCCGGACAAGGAAGACGAGACCATCGGGCAGGCCGCGGACGCGAACCACGGCGTCGCCTACGACTCGAACACCGAGGTCTACCAGGGCGGCTACGAGGACACCGCGGGCTCCGACGTGGTCGTCATCACGGCGGGCATCCCGCGCCAGCCCGGGCAGACCCGCATCGACCTCGCGGGCGACAACGCGCCCATCATGGAGGACATCGGCTCCTCCATCGCGGAGCACAACGACGACTTCGTCACCGTCACCACGTCGAACCCCGTCGACCTCCTGAACCGCCACCTCTACGAGACGGGCGACCGCGACCGCCACAAGGTCGTCGGCTTCGGCGGCCGCCTCGACTCCGCGCGCTTCCGGTACGTCCTGAGCGAGCGCTTCGACGCGCCCGTGCAGAACGTCGAGGCGACCATCCTCGGCGAGCACGGCGACGCGCAGGTGCCCGTGTTCTCGAAGGTGCGCGTGAACGGCGCGGACCCCGAGTTCAGCGACTCCGAGCAGGCCGAGATTCTCTCGGACCTCCAGGAGTCCGCGATGAACGTCATCGAGCGCAAGGGCGCGACCCAGTGGGGCCCGGCGACCGGCGTCGCTCACATGGTCGAGGCCATCCTCCGGGACACCGGCGAAGTCCTCCCCGGCAGCCTCGTGCTCGACGGCGAGTACGGGCTCGACGACGTGGGCCTCGGCGTCCCCGTGAAACTCGGCTCGAACGGCGTCGAGGAGGTCGTGGAGTGGGACCTCACGGAGTACGAGCGCGACCAGCTCGGCGAGGCCGCCGAGAAACTCTCCGAGCAGTACGACAAAATCTCGTAA
- a CDS encoding Sjogren's syndrome/scleroderma autoantigen 1 family protein, translated as MSDTDDGFDEEAVREELREKYENEQEDRETTARMSELLLQGATMTNDHCDRCGSPIFRYDGQSFCPTCQHEAQQAQAEQEQRTQAEQEQRAQAERAQAQQSRTEQAQAGGQRADAPDQQAAAEQPPADTRQQPADAQRSQPAPSARTDDQSRDQRAPQSPARSASGGTPSSEAADALESSIAALARRAASADDPRTAREYLEAAREAAEALAALR; from the coding sequence ATGAGCGACACGGACGACGGCTTCGACGAGGAGGCCGTCCGCGAGGAACTCCGCGAGAAGTACGAGAACGAACAGGAAGACCGCGAGACCACCGCCCGCATGAGCGAACTCCTCCTGCAGGGCGCGACGATGACCAACGACCACTGCGACCGCTGTGGCTCCCCCATCTTCCGGTACGACGGCCAGTCGTTCTGCCCGACCTGCCAGCACGAAGCCCAGCAAGCGCAGGCCGAACAGGAGCAGCGAACGCAGGCCGAGCAGGAACAGCGGGCGCAGGCCGAGCGAGCCCAGGCACAGCAATCCCGAACCGAGCAGGCACAGGCTGGCGGCCAGCGGGCCGACGCGCCAGACCAGCAGGCCGCCGCCGAGCAGCCGCCCGCCGACACCCGCCAACAGCCAGCCGACGCCCAGCGAAGCCAGCCAGCGCCCTCGGCACGGACCGACGACCAGTCGCGGGACCAGCGCGCTCCCCAGTCGCCCGCCCGGTCCGCGTCGGGCGGCACGCCGTCGAGCGAAGCCGCCGACGCGCTCGAATCGAGTATCGCCGCGCTCGCACGCCGCGCCGCGAGCGCCGACGACCCGCGGACCGCCCGCGAGTACCTCGAAGCCGCCCGCGAAGCCGCCGAAGCGCTCGCCGCGCTCCGGTAG
- a CDS encoding universal stress protein: protein MDILVPVDGSDCSFRALDFAADMAPRYDADLHVVHFAESETDATDAVRDRARTLLDAQGVDAEPEVTTDADFEFRPGDRVGDDILSLVDERGYDHVVMGHHGAGTIERAILGSAAETVLHAEKVPVTVIP, encoded by the coding sequence ATGGACATCCTCGTTCCCGTCGACGGCTCGGACTGCAGTTTCCGCGCGCTCGACTTCGCCGCCGACATGGCGCCCCGGTACGACGCCGACCTCCACGTCGTCCACTTCGCGGAATCCGAGACCGACGCCACCGACGCCGTCCGCGACCGCGCCCGGACGCTCCTCGACGCGCAGGGCGTCGACGCCGAACCCGAAGTCACCACCGACGCCGACTTCGAGTTCCGACCCGGCGACCGCGTCGGCGACGACATCCTCTCGCTCGTCGACGAACGCGGCTACGACCACGTCGTGATGGGCCACCACGGCGCCGGCACCATCGAGCGCGCCATCCTCGGGAGCGCCGCCGAAACCGTCCTGCACGCCGAGAAAGTGCCGGTGACCGTGATTCCGTGA
- a CDS encoding DEAD/DEAH box helicase has product MSESAHVDHSMLESGVIEARQYQLQLAAAARRDHTLVCLPTGLGKTTVSLLVTAYRLDDDAGGTSLMLAPTKPLVEQHAAFYREALAVPDDEVVVFTGETRPDDRAEMWSSARVVVATPQVVENDLVGGRIDLRDVVHCTFDECHRATGDYAYTYIAERYHADAADPLVTGMSASPGGNEEDIRTVCENLGVANVEVMTEDDADVGEHTYDTDVQWERIQLPDDVLEIRDAVNEVIEDRLEKLRDLGVTRASSPDISQKDLNRIRAELQQLIDNDQSEGYEGMSVHAEVMKLKRAVELVETQSVESVRRYFERQRNAARSSGASKASQRLVSEPKVKEAMRIADDFDGLHPKFRKARMLLAETLGIEGGDRVIVFTESRDTAEALTDFLGDHFDTRRFVGQGDADGSEGMTQKEQRETLDEFRDGEFEVLVSTSVAEEGLDVPEVDLVLFFEPVPTAIRSVQRKGRTGRQTEGRVVVLMAEDTRDEAYFWISRRREQEMEEELRSLKGVAEELESDLHGDQQALDDYDDESADSESAGDDGADADVGGDEEATADAEDDESDEQAGLTDFDAPDPEDVDGSEDDEGVAARAGGDDEVEVVVDQRELDSNIARDLSKREDVETRLETLAVGDYVLSDRVAVERKSHADFMDTLLGGDRSIFEQAKDLTRHYTRPVLLLEGDGDLYAERNVHPNAIRATLASLAVDWGVSVVHTRDEDDTAEMIRTIAEREQTENDREVDAHGEKAAKTLGEQQEYVVSSIADIGPVTAQSLLGEFGSVEAVMTASVEDLQDASGVGEVTAERVREVVGTDYRPE; this is encoded by the coding sequence ATGTCGGAGTCCGCGCACGTCGACCACTCGATGCTGGAGTCGGGCGTCATCGAGGCCCGCCAGTACCAACTCCAACTCGCGGCGGCGGCGCGCCGCGACCACACGCTCGTCTGCCTGCCGACCGGGCTGGGGAAGACGACGGTGAGCCTGCTGGTGACGGCGTACCGGCTGGACGACGACGCGGGCGGGACGTCGCTGATGCTCGCGCCGACGAAGCCGCTGGTCGAGCAGCACGCGGCGTTCTACCGGGAGGCGTTGGCGGTGCCGGACGACGAGGTGGTGGTGTTCACGGGGGAGACGCGGCCCGACGACCGGGCGGAGATGTGGTCGAGCGCGCGCGTCGTCGTCGCGACGCCCCAGGTCGTGGAAAACGACCTCGTGGGCGGGCGAATCGACCTGCGGGACGTCGTTCACTGCACGTTCGACGAGTGCCACCGCGCGACCGGCGACTACGCGTACACGTACATCGCGGAGCGCTACCACGCGGACGCGGCGGACCCGCTGGTGACGGGGATGTCGGCGTCGCCGGGCGGCAACGAGGAGGACATCCGCACGGTCTGCGAGAACCTCGGCGTGGCGAACGTGGAGGTGATGACCGAGGACGACGCGGACGTCGGCGAGCACACGTACGACACGGACGTGCAGTGGGAGCGCATCCAACTGCCCGACGACGTCCTGGAGATTCGGGACGCCGTCAACGAGGTCATCGAGGACCGACTGGAGAAACTCCGCGACCTGGGGGTGACGCGGGCGTCGAGCCCGGACATCTCCCAGAAGGACTTGAACAGGATTCGCGCCGAACTCCAGCAACTCATCGACAACGACCAGAGCGAGGGGTACGAGGGAATGAGCGTCCACGCGGAGGTGATGAAACTGAAGCGCGCCGTCGAACTGGTCGAGACCCAGAGCGTGGAGTCGGTCCGGCGGTACTTCGAGCGCCAGCGCAACGCCGCCCGGTCGTCGGGCGCGTCGAAGGCGAGCCAACGCCTCGTCTCCGAGCCGAAAGTCAAGGAGGCGATGCGAATCGCAGACGACTTCGACGGACTCCACCCGAAGTTCCGGAAGGCCCGGATGTTGCTCGCGGAGACGCTGGGCATCGAGGGCGGCGACCGCGTCATCGTGTTCACGGAGTCCCGCGACACCGCGGAGGCCCTGACCGACTTCCTCGGCGACCACTTCGATACGCGGCGGTTCGTCGGGCAGGGCGACGCCGACGGCAGCGAGGGGATGACCCAAAAGGAGCAACGCGAGACCTTAGACGAGTTCCGCGACGGCGAGTTCGAGGTGCTCGTCTCAACCTCTGTCGCGGAGGAGGGACTGGACGTGCCGGAGGTCGACCTCGTGCTCTTCTTCGAACCGGTGCCGACGGCGATTCGGTCGGTCCAACGGAAGGGGCGAACCGGACGACAGACCGAGGGTCGCGTGGTCGTGTTGATGGCCGAAGACACACGCGACGAGGCGTACTTCTGGATTTCGCGCCGGCGCGAGCAGGAGATGGAGGAGGAACTGCGGTCGCTGAAGGGCGTCGCCGAGGAACTGGAGAGTGACTTGCACGGCGACCAGCAGGCACTCGACGACTACGACGACGAGAGCGCGGACAGTGAAAGCGCGGGCGACGACGGCGCGGATGCGGACGTCGGTGGCGACGAGGAGGCGACTGCCGACGCCGAGGACGACGAGAGCGACGAGCAGGCCGGGCTGACGGACTTCGACGCACCGGACCCCGAGGACGTCGACGGGAGCGAGGACGACGAGGGCGTAGCGGCGCGCGCCGGAGGCGACGACGAGGTGGAGGTGGTGGTCGACCAGCGCGAACTCGACTCGAACATCGCCCGCGACCTCTCGAAGCGCGAGGACGTCGAGACGCGCTTGGAGACGCTGGCCGTCGGCGACTACGTGCTCTCGGACCGCGTCGCCGTCGAGCGGAAGTCCCACGCCGACTTCATGGACACCCTGCTGGGCGGCGACCGCTCCATCTTCGAGCAGGCCAAGGACCTGACGCGACACTACACGCGCCCCGTCCTGCTGTTGGAGGGTGACGGGGACCTGTACGCGGAGCGCAACGTCCACCCGAACGCGATTCGCGCGACACTCGCGAGCCTCGCCGTGGACTGGGGCGTGAGCGTCGTCCACACGAGAGACGAGGACGACACTGCGGAGATGATTCGGACAATCGCGGAGCGCGAGCAGACCGAGAACGACCGCGAAGTGGACGCGCACGGCGAGAAGGCGGCGAAGACGCTCGGCGAGCAACAGGAGTACGTCGTCTCCTCGATTGCAGACATCGGCCCCGTGACTGCCCAATCGCTGCTCGGCGAGTTCGGCAGCGTGGAGGCCGTGATGACCGCGAGCGTCGAGGACCTACAGGACGCCTCGGGGGTCGGCGAGGTCACCGCCGAGCGCGTGCGCGAAGTCGTCGGGACGGACTACCGGCCGGAGTAG
- a CDS encoding dolichol kinase codes for MSELGRRLVHASGAVVPAAYLASVVQWAVVQWLLVVGSVIALVLEALRLSGRVNWRIFDALTRDYEQDNPAGYALYVLSSTATAWLFAPAIAVPALLMLMLADPASGLLSRGELGVKRGWVLLATFGICLGIASLLDVPFAAAVAGALAATLADGATPVVRGYVIDDNASIPLGAAAAMWLAQAI; via the coding sequence GTGAGCGAACTCGGCCGCCGACTGGTACACGCGAGCGGGGCCGTCGTCCCCGCGGCGTACCTCGCCAGCGTGGTCCAGTGGGCGGTCGTGCAGTGGCTCCTCGTGGTCGGGTCGGTAATCGCACTCGTTCTCGAAGCGCTCCGACTGTCGGGGCGCGTGAACTGGCGCATCTTCGACGCGCTCACTCGCGACTACGAGCAGGACAACCCCGCGGGGTACGCACTCTACGTGCTCTCCTCGACGGCGACGGCGTGGCTGTTCGCCCCCGCAATCGCGGTGCCGGCGCTGTTGATGTTGATGCTCGCGGACCCCGCGAGCGGGCTGCTCTCCCGCGGCGAACTCGGCGTGAAACGCGGCTGGGTGCTGTTGGCGACGTTCGGCATCTGTCTGGGCATCGCCAGCCTGCTCGACGTGCCGTTCGCGGCGGCCGTCGCGGGCGCGCTCGCGGCGACGCTCGCAGACGGCGCGACGCCCGTGGTCCGCGGCTACGTCATCGACGACAACGCGAGCATCCCGCTCGGCGCGGCGGCCGCAATGTGGCTCGCGCAGGCGATATAG